One Rhododendron vialii isolate Sample 1 chromosome 2a, ASM3025357v1 genomic region harbors:
- the LOC131317923 gene encoding protein NLP7-like isoform X2 yields MGMCTEYNSFYADAESGEEQLGLPGRVFLNKLPEYAPNVEHYTLKEYPQRDLALRCEILESWALPVFEQSSHTCVGVLEIADNLSWHDKKFLGHIHDIFQEFGPRCFDGHKHCKIQDGDENKALTTAFQELNMVYESVCKIHDLPLALTWVSCSCNHLLPKQSQFLVLNYCDKAYCNGYLSFWLRQFIQFSEVCHLRKGQVAGRILSFPNLLYCSDVKQFHIDEFSLVPFARHCKLGGWFTMCLQSSYTGDELYELELFLPKSTENDENILTKLRLILGTMEKNFKTFKLASGQGLGEALSVEVIDFQYGQRSHSIQKILATRFIPSLELVQDGGVMLQQVQQDQPSMDAINNGMYVISETQNYNFPCLDSFKNEKVTTQLDSSDRQSMDPSNRGQNVVIAERNILVVSSSKKGKRKTQDRKHKKAGVRIQVSLEEILKCSNMKRKYAARELKVSISTLKRVCRDFGIHRWPPRNIKKARSLPVENLGQTPQLNCDLPSNQASTSVAHIKPSFQVANMVTIRATCEKNTIKFRLSLSSRLVEMQQEVAKRLNLEGGTYYIKYKDEEDVLILIACDEDLQDCLHTSRSLGISSIAVQLELK; encoded by the exons ATGGGGATGTGTACGGAGTATAACTCCTTCTACGCAGATGCAGAGAGTGGAGAGGAACAACTTGGGCTTCCTGGCCGTGTCTTCCTCAATAAACTCCCCGAATACGCTCCGAATGTGGAGCATTACACTCTTAAAGAGTATCCACAACGCGACCTTGCCTTACGTTGCGAGATATTGGAATCCTGGGCTCTGCCAGTGTTTGAACAATCCAGCCACACCTGTGTTGGGGTACTTGAGATAGCGGATAACCTTTCTTGGCATGACAAAAAATTCCTCGGCCACATCCATGATATTTTTCAG GAGTTTGGTCCGCGATGTTTTGATGGACATAAACACTGCAAAATTCAA GATGGGGACGAGAATAAAGCTCTTACAACTGCCTTTCAGGAACTGAACATGGTATATGAATCCGTGTGTAAAATTCATGACCTCCCTTTGGCTTTGACATGGGTCTCTTGTTCTTGCAACCATTTACTGCCAAAACAATCCCAATTCTTAGTTCTAAACTATTGTGATAAAGCATATTGCAACGGATATCTTTCTTTTTGGTTGCGTCAGTTCATACAATTCAGTGAAGTTTGTCACTTAAGAAAGGGGCAGGTTGCTGGGAGGATACTTTCATTTCCTAACTTGTTATATTGCTCGGACGTAAAGCAATTCCACATAGATGAGTTCTCACTGGTACCCTTTGCCCGACATTGCAAATTAGGTGGTTGGTTCACAATGTGCTTGCAAAGTAGCTACACTGGAGATGAATTATATGAACTAGAGTTGTTTTTGCCCAAAAGCACCGAAAACGATGAGAACATATTGACCAAATTGAGGTTGATATTGGGAACAATggagaaaaatttcaaaactttcaagCTTGCTTCTGGGCAAGGATTGGGAGAAGCATTATCCGTAGAAGTTATCGACTTTCAATATGGTCAAAGAAGTCATTCCATTCAAAAGATCCTAGCTACTAGATTTATTCCTAGTCTTGAACTCGTACAGGATGGAGGAGTAATGTTGCAGCAAGTTCAACAGGATCAGCCATCAATGGATGCCATAAATAATGGAATGTATGTCATTAGTGAAACACAAAACTACAATTTTCCTTGTCTTGATTCCTTTAAGAATGAAAAAGTGACGACACAACTAGATTCATCCGATCGACAGTCAATGGATCCTTCAAACAGGGGACAGAATGTCGTCATTGCAGAACGAAACATCCTTGTTGTTTCTAGTTcaaaaaaaggtaaaagaaagacGCAAGatagaaaacataaaaaagctGGAGTTAGAATTCAAGTTTCTTTAGAGGAGATCCTCAAATGTTCGAACATGAAGCGTAAATATGCTGCGAGGGAACTCAAAG TTAGCATATCTACGTTGAAGCGTGTCTGTAGGGATTTTGGCATCCATAGGTGGCCCCCTCGCAACATAAAAAAGGCCCGGTCCTTGCCTGTTGAGAACTTGGGGCAAACCCCACAACTTAATTGTGATTTGCCTTCAAATCAAGCCTCAACTAGTGTTGCTCACATAAAGCCATCATTCCAAGTTGCGAATATGGTGACAATTAGGGCAACATGTGAAAAAAATACGATAAAGTTTCGGCTATCTTTGTCGTCAAGATTAGTAGAGATGCAGCAAGAAGTGGCTAAAAGGTTGAACCTCGAGGGTGGAACTTACTATATCAAGTATAAAGATGAGGAAGATGTGTTAATTTTAATAGCTTGCGACGAGGATTTACAAGATTGTTTGCACACTTCTAGATCTCTGGGCATAAGTTCGATTGCGGTACAGCTTGAGCTAAAGTAG